GGTGGAGGATTCTGATAAGTTACGATTTTGGGTAACAGAAGCGGGTTGGTGACATATTCGATACGCGGTTCATTGAAACCCAGGCTGTCGAGCATCTCCCGCGCCTCCGCCAGGGGTTTGCCCAGGAGTTTGGGTATATAACCCTCTTCTTCAGTCGTTCCTCGATTTATATACAGATCAACTCCCGAGCCTTTTGGCACCAGTGCGCCGGCCGGGGGTATAGTGTAAGAGATTACATCCCGGGCCAGGGTGTCAGTTTCAGTCCAGTAGTAGTTCTTAACTTTGAGACCGTTTTCAGGCAACTTCAGTTCCGCCTGGCGAATCGAGAAACGGCTCAGGTCCGGGACCTCACTCATAGATACCCCGGAGGAGACTATCACCTTGACTTCACGATTTTCCTTGATCATCGTGCCGGCTTTGGGCACCTGCGAAAGCACCGTTCCTTCCGGGATGTTGGGTGAGGGTTGTTCGCCCCGGATCACCACCTGGAATTCATAAGCTTCCGCCAGACGCAGGGCTTCATCGTACGATTTGTTCAGCAGGTTGGGAAGTGGAAACTCGGTGCCGTGGCGGGTATATACCGGCATGAACACGTGGTCGAAAAGCAGGAACATGACCATGAAAAAAGCCAGAAAGACCGCTCCATACTTGATGATTGTCCAGAGCGGTTTGAGCTTCTGCAGCTTATCTGATAATTCTAAGTCCATAACCTCATTGCTACTCCAAAAATGTTATACAGCCAATAAATGCAGGGAGTCCAAATTTTCAACAATAAACTGAGAATTAGATTGTCTCAGAGCAGTTCAAATGGATCGAACCGTCTGCCATCCTCGAGACGGAACATATTTTTGCGATGAATCGTGAAGCCCATGATCTCCTCTGTA
This is a stretch of genomic DNA from Candidatus Zixiibacteriota bacterium. It encodes these proteins:
- a CDS encoding PASTA domain-containing protein; the protein is MDLELSDKLQKLKPLWTIIKYGAVFLAFFMVMFLLFDHVFMPVYTRHGTEFPLPNLLNKSYDEALRLAEAYEFQVVIRGEQPSPNIPEGTVLSQVPKAGTMIKENREVKVIVSSGVSMSEVPDLSRFSIRQAELKLPENGLKVKNYYWTETDTLARDVISYTIPPAGALVPKGSGVDLYINRGTTEEEGYIPKLLGKPLAEAREMLDSLGFNEPRIEYVTNPLLLPKIVTYQNPPPGTRVRFDSAQILVVVPSGE